In one Streptomyces sp. NBC_01241 genomic region, the following are encoded:
- a CDS encoding DUF4193 domain-containing protein translates to MATDYDTPRKTDDDVDQDSLEELKARRSDKTASAVDVDEFDAAEGLELPGADLSNEELAVRVLPKQADEFTCMSCFLVHHRSQLAREKNGQPICRDCD, encoded by the coding sequence ATGGCAACGGATTACGACACCCCACGCAAGACCGATGACGACGTCGACCAGGACAGCCTTGAAGAGCTCAAGGCACGCCGGAGCGACAAGACGGCGTCCGCCGTCGACGTCGACGAGTTCGACGCGGCCGAAGGACTGGAGCTGCCCGGCGCAGACCTGTCCAACGAAGAACTGGCCGTAAGGGTCCTGCCCAAGCAAGCCGACGAGTTCACGTGCATGAGCTGTTTCCTCGTGCACCACAGGAGCCAGTTGGCACGCGAGAAGAACGGCCAGCCGATCTGCCGCGACTGCGACTAG